A stretch of the Panicum virgatum strain AP13 chromosome 9N, P.virgatum_v5, whole genome shotgun sequence genome encodes the following:
- the LOC120689298 gene encoding probable serine/threonine-protein kinase PBL7 translates to MVESVVTMEAPHAEFITNQGLEGYKNFTYNELYVATDGFRIDRLLGQGGFGQVYKGFLGSTNQEVAIKRLDLQGQQGDREFVNEVVMLSRLHHPNLVKLVGYCANNGQRILVYEYMPLGSLYNHIHDLPPGQQPLDWSTRINILLGAAKGLEYLHSKAPPVINRDVKCENNLLGEGYHPKLSDFGLARLGPTGDNTHVSTRVMDTHGYCAPEYLMTGKLTVSTDIYSFGVVMLEVVTGRIARDESLPEPNRDLALWAAEQGIANLVDPALQGQCSLNRLSMTFAVARRCVRELPDGRPTIAEVVTALTRAAV, encoded by the exons ATGGTAGAATCAGTGGTCACAATGGAGGCCCCTCATGCTGAGTTCATCACAAACCAGGGTCTAGAGGGGTACAAGAATTTCACTTATAATGAGTTGTATGTGGCAACAGATGGCTTTAGAATAGACCGCCTCCTGGGACAGGGTGGGTTCGGCCAAGTGTATAAGGGCTTTCTTGGTAGCACCAATCAG GAGGTGGCGATAAAGAGGCTTGATCTCCAGGGACAGCAAGGGGATAGGGAATTCGTCAATGAAGTTGTGATGTTGAGCCGCCTGCACCACCCAAATCTTGTAAAGCTTGTTGGCTATTGTGCTAACAATGGTCAGAGGATCTTAGTTTATGAGTATATGCCTTTGGGTTCCCTGTATAATCATATCCACG ATCTTCCCCCTGGTCAGCAGCCTCTTGACTGGAGTACAAGAATTAATATACTTCTTGGTGCTGCGAAAGGTCTTGAATATTTGCATAGCAAGGCCCCTCCTGTCATTAATCGTGATGTGAAATGCGAAAACAATTTGCTTGGAGAGGGGTATCACCCAAAGCTGTCTGACTTTGGCTTAGCAAGGCTAGGTCCAACTGGTGATAATACCCATGTTTCAACAAGAGTTATGGATACACATGGATATTGTGCACCAGAGTATCTGATGACCGGTAAATTGACAGTAAGCACAGATATTTATAGCTTTGGTGTTGTTATGTTGGAGGTTGTCACCGGAAGAATTGCTAGAGATGAAAGTCTCCCTGAACCTAATCGAGACCTTGCTCTATGG GCTGCCGAACAGGGAATCGCCAATCTGGTAGACCCGGCGCTGCAGGGTCAGTGCTCCCTGAATCGTTTGTCCATGACCTTTGCTGTTGCAAGAAGATGTGTCCGTGAATTACCCGATGGGAGGCCAACCATTGCAGAAGTTGTCACCGCTCTCACTAGGGCGGCGGTTTGA